Proteins encoded in a region of the bacterium genome:
- a CDS encoding dihydrodipicolinate reductase — protein MSHRVIQWSTGNAGLRSLRIVLHHPELELVGLHAHSPAKLGKDAAEIAGEGAAATGVLATGDVDALLSLGADCVIYMVQGETRPFEVVDELCQILESGTNVVSTSIVSLVYPPFAHPKLREPLEAACKKGGSTLFTSGIDPGFSGDLLPLALLSLSDRVDSVRCSELMNYATYPDPDFTGEHFGFARPLSYQPPLLQPGALRWGWGGMVQMLADALEVELDEIRESHDRKVSDVAFECAMGKVEPGMVDAVRFSLEGIVNGRIVVAAEHVNRLRDAAAPDWPAPPPGRGSGYRVEIDGSPTMRCDFELRGPDGDNNTAGITASAARVINAIPAVVAAPPGMVSTLDLPHTPARACVAR, from the coding sequence ATGAGTCATCGCGTGATCCAATGGTCCACCGGAAACGCCGGCCTGCGAAGCCTGCGCATCGTCTTGCATCACCCGGAGCTCGAGCTGGTGGGTCTACACGCACACAGCCCTGCGAAGCTCGGCAAGGATGCCGCCGAGATTGCCGGCGAGGGGGCAGCCGCGACAGGAGTCCTCGCAACAGGGGATGTCGACGCCTTGCTTTCGCTCGGAGCCGACTGCGTGATCTACATGGTGCAAGGAGAGACCCGCCCCTTCGAGGTGGTCGATGAGCTGTGTCAGATCCTGGAGAGCGGCACCAACGTCGTCTCCACCTCGATCGTATCGTTGGTCTATCCGCCCTTTGCCCACCCGAAACTTCGCGAGCCTCTCGAAGCGGCCTGCAAGAAGGGAGGGAGCACCCTCTTTACGAGTGGCATCGATCCGGGCTTCTCTGGAGATCTTCTTCCTCTCGCCCTGCTGAGCCTCTCGGATCGGGTCGATTCCGTTCGTTGCTCCGAGTTGATGAACTACGCCACCTATCCAGACCCGGACTTCACCGGAGAGCATTTCGGCTTTGCTCGGCCGCTTTCCTACCAACCGCCGCTCCTCCAACCCGGAGCGCTGCGTTGGGGTTGGGGAGGCATGGTCCAGATGCTGGCCGACGCCCTCGAGGTCGAGCTCGACGAGATACGCGAGAGCCACGATCGGAAGGTCAGCGACGTGGCCTTCGAATGCGCGATGGGCAAGGTCGAGCCCGGCATGGTGGACGCCGTTCGCTTCTCTCTCGAGGGAATCGTGAACGGCCGCATTGTCGTGGCAGCCGAGCACGTGAATCGGCTTCGCGATGCCGCCGCACCGGATTGGCCTGCGCCGCCCCCCGGCCGGGGCTCGGGTTACCGGGTCGAAATCGACGGCTCGCCCACGATGCGCTGCGATTTCGAGCTGCGGGGCCCGGATGGTGACAACAACACCGCGGGGATCACGGCGTCGGCGGCTCGGGTGATCAACGCGATCCCCGCGGTCGTTGCCGCGCCGCCGGGGATGGTCTCGACGCTGGACTTGCCTCACACTCCGGCGCGTGCATGCGTCGCGCGCTGA